The following proteins are co-located in the Desulfatitalea tepidiphila genome:
- the aspS gene encoding aspartate--tRNA ligase, with the protein MPHHDRSSCGELRLADAGKEVTLAGWVDALRDHGEVLFIHLRDRSGIVQVVFTPESTPQAVCDKAAELKSEFCVQVTGRVIERAEGTDNPGIATGGIEVVAADLDILGRCAALPFQISEKSMTAGAAVKREETVGEDLRLQYRYLDLRRPNMQEHLIRRHRIVKSIRDFLDEQGFVEVETPMLTRSTPEGARDYLVPSRHFPKNFYALPQSPQLFKQLLMVGGMERYFQIVRCFRDEDLRPNRQPEFTQLDLEASFIDEAYLYTLFEELTARMFKIGGIDLSRPFPRMTWQDAMNSSGSDRPDLRFGMTFQDATDLFTQTRYGIFKQILERGGCIKGINVQGASERLSKNVLQNEYAKEIVPGFGAKGMTWMRVMDGGLESNIVQFFSEAERMGILERFDAKPGDVILMIADPSWSLVCTALGQLRLHLAHRLDMIPQGVYYPLWVTDFPLFEAADEGVTSSHHPFTMPDRTDFDPGNIDELLALRSRAYDLVMNGEELGGGSIRINDRGLQQRILQALGLGEQEVAEKFGFFLKALEFGAPPHGGIALGIDRVVAMILGAASIREVIAFPKNRSAFCPLTQAPSTVASAQLEELGLLDLGGDRPLPGAHAKKDQIETLSWVSRIGIGDPERPAIADALAQAAACADRVNRQASPQDAPLFRVAAVSNRFREGREARIHSLSENGELFKNAPAEKGGFFKTAAVLD; encoded by the coding sequence ATGCCACACCATGACCGATCCAGCTGTGGAGAGCTGCGTCTGGCCGATGCCGGGAAAGAGGTCACCCTGGCCGGCTGGGTGGACGCCCTCCGGGATCACGGAGAGGTTCTCTTCATTCACCTGCGCGACCGCAGCGGTATCGTGCAGGTCGTATTTACCCCCGAAAGCACGCCCCAGGCGGTTTGCGACAAGGCCGCCGAGCTGAAAAGCGAATTCTGCGTGCAGGTCACCGGCCGGGTGATCGAGCGGGCCGAAGGCACCGACAATCCCGGCATCGCCACCGGTGGCATCGAGGTGGTGGCCGCGGACCTGGATATTCTCGGCCGGTGCGCTGCCCTTCCGTTTCAGATCTCGGAAAAATCCATGACTGCCGGCGCCGCCGTCAAGCGCGAAGAGACGGTGGGAGAGGATTTGCGGCTGCAATACCGCTACCTGGATTTGCGGCGTCCCAACATGCAGGAGCACTTGATCCGGCGTCATCGCATCGTCAAGTCCATACGAGATTTTCTGGACGAGCAGGGGTTTGTCGAGGTGGAAACCCCCATGCTGACCCGGAGCACCCCCGAGGGGGCCAGGGACTATCTCGTGCCCAGCCGCCATTTTCCAAAGAATTTCTACGCACTGCCCCAATCGCCGCAGTTATTCAAACAACTGCTCATGGTGGGCGGCATGGAGCGCTATTTCCAGATCGTGCGCTGTTTCCGGGACGAGGATCTGCGGCCCAACCGGCAGCCGGAATTCACCCAGCTGGACCTGGAGGCCTCGTTCATCGACGAGGCGTACCTCTACACGCTTTTCGAGGAGCTCACCGCCCGCATGTTCAAGATCGGCGGTATCGACCTGTCGCGTCCCTTTCCCCGCATGACCTGGCAGGATGCCATGAACAGCAGCGGTTCGGACCGCCCCGACCTGCGCTTCGGCATGACTTTCCAGGACGCCACCGATCTCTTCACCCAAACCCGCTACGGTATTTTCAAACAGATTCTCGAACGCGGCGGCTGCATCAAGGGGATCAACGTCCAAGGCGCGTCCGAACGGTTGAGCAAGAATGTGCTGCAGAACGAATATGCCAAGGAGATCGTGCCGGGATTCGGGGCCAAGGGCATGACCTGGATGCGGGTGATGGACGGCGGACTGGAATCCAATATCGTGCAGTTCTTCAGCGAAGCGGAGCGCATGGGGATTCTCGAACGCTTCGACGCCAAGCCGGGAGACGTCATTCTCATGATCGCCGATCCCTCCTGGTCCCTGGTCTGCACGGCCTTGGGGCAGTTGCGCCTGCACCTGGCCCACCGTTTGGATATGATTCCCCAAGGCGTCTATTACCCGCTGTGGGTCACCGATTTTCCCCTGTTCGAGGCCGCGGACGAGGGCGTTACGTCCAGCCACCACCCGTTTACCATGCCGGACCGGACCGATTTCGATCCCGGAAACATAGACGAATTGCTTGCCCTGCGCTCGCGCGCCTACGATCTGGTGATGAACGGCGAAGAGCTGGGGGGCGGCAGCATCCGCATCAACGATCGCGGCCTGCAACAGCGCATTTTGCAGGCCCTAGGGCTGGGTGAGCAGGAGGTGGCTGAAAAATTCGGTTTCTTCCTCAAGGCGCTGGAATTCGGCGCCCCGCCGCACGGTGGCATCGCCCTGGGCATCGACCGGGTCGTGGCCATGATTCTGGGCGCCGCCTCGATCCGCGAGGTGATCGCCTTTCCCAAGAATCGCAGCGCCTTTTGCCCCCTGACCCAGGCCCCATCGACGGTGGCCTCCGCGCAGTTGGAGGAGTTGGGCCTGCTCGATCTGGGGGGGGACCGCCCGCTGCCCGGCGCCCATGCGAAGAAGGACCAGATCGAGACCTTATCGTGGGTGTCGCGCATCGGCATCGGCGACCCGGAACGGCCGGCCATCGCCGATGCACTGGCACAGGCCGCCGCCTGTGCCGACCGGGTCAATCGGCAGGCCTCCCCGCAGGATGCGCCGCTCTTCCGGGTCGCGGCCGTATCCAACCGGTTCCGGGAAGGCCGCGAGGCACGTATCCATTCCCTGTCGGAAAACGGCGAGCTGTTTAAAAACGCACCCGCAGAAAAAGGCGGTTTCTTCAAGACGGCCGCCGTCCTGGATTGA
- a CDS encoding alpha-hydroxy-acid oxidizing protein translates to MKEIRQTARERMKGFCRVCPVCDGRACAGEVPGMGGIGTGGAFTANVAALARRRLNMRVLHNVADPRTDLELLGKKLRLPVLAAPIGGVSFNMGGAISEDAYIEAVLSGCVAAGTLGCVGDGVPDFIHEAGYAAIESLAGAGIPFIKPWEAAEWQLKVDKALAAGADIIGMDVDAAGLITLKLMGRPVSPKPADALRCIIENLPVKFILKGIMTPDEARLAVDAGAHAIVVSNHGGRVLDHTPGTAEVLPDIAAAVKGRIAILADGGVRSGADVLKMLALGADAVMIGRPISVAAIGGGKAGVETYLKQIASELQSAMVLTGTRDCAAASERILHT, encoded by the coding sequence ATGAAGGAGATTCGTCAAACCGCCAGGGAACGAATGAAGGGCTTTTGCCGGGTTTGCCCGGTCTGCGACGGCCGCGCCTGCGCCGGTGAAGTGCCCGGTATGGGCGGCATTGGAACGGGCGGCGCGTTTACCGCCAATGTGGCGGCCCTCGCCAGGCGGCGCTTGAACATGCGCGTATTGCACAATGTCGCCGATCCGCGCACCGACCTCGAGCTGTTGGGCAAAAAGTTGCGTTTGCCGGTCCTGGCCGCACCCATCGGCGGGGTCTCCTTTAACATGGGCGGTGCCATTTCAGAAGATGCGTACATCGAGGCGGTGTTGTCCGGGTGCGTGGCGGCCGGTACGCTCGGCTGCGTGGGCGACGGCGTGCCGGACTTCATTCACGAAGCCGGCTATGCGGCCATCGAATCCCTGGCAGGGGCGGGTATCCCTTTTATCAAGCCCTGGGAAGCGGCCGAGTGGCAACTTAAAGTGGATAAGGCTCTGGCTGCAGGGGCCGACATCATCGGCATGGATGTGGATGCCGCCGGCCTGATCACACTCAAGCTCATGGGACGGCCGGTATCGCCCAAACCCGCGGATGCGTTGCGCTGCATCATCGAGAACCTGCCGGTCAAGTTCATTTTGAAAGGCATCATGACCCCGGACGAGGCCCGCCTGGCGGTGGACGCGGGCGCCCACGCCATCGTGGTCTCCAACCATGGCGGCCGGGTGCTGGACCACACGCCCGGCACGGCCGAGGTTCTGCCTGACATCGCGGCGGCGGTGAAAGGCAGGATCGCTATCCTCGCCGACGGCGGCGTGCGCAGCGGCGCCGATGTCCTCAAAATGTTGGCCCTGGGCGCCGATGCCGTGATGATCGGCCGTCCGATCAGCGTGGCCGCCATCGGCGGCGGCAAAGCGGGGGTCGAGACATATCTGAAGCAGATCGCATCGGAGTTGCAGTCGGCTATGGTGTTGACGGGAACCCGCGATTGTGCGGCGGCCTCCGAACGGATCCTGCACACCTGA
- a CDS encoding helix-turn-helix transcriptional regulator gives MARGDQLSRQWKIIQSLIASARGKSAGELAGDLDCHSRTIYRDLEALQQAGFPLFTEQEGGKTYWSILDAGKHQMPLPLSLTELMALYFSRDMLQVLRGTVIHESLETLLEKVKATLPPAYTQYLDALGQTVEIGFKAYKPYDGIEARLDQVRSAIREQRCVDIDYFSMSRGVATHRRVAPYRLWFHQDTFYLIGFCHFRQAVRLFALDRVERLEVAEETFQAPSDFDANAFMQASFGVFQGEAVRVRIRFDSTAAGYIREKIWHPTQELTEETDGGVIFGAEVAGIDEIKYWVLKWGAAATVLSPSHLRLAVAEEIRAMAGNYSS, from the coding sequence ATGGCACGCGGAGACCAACTCAGCCGGCAGTGGAAAATCATCCAGAGCCTGATCGCATCGGCCAGGGGCAAGTCGGCCGGCGAACTGGCCGGCGACCTCGATTGCCACTCCCGGACGATCTATCGCGATCTCGAGGCCTTGCAGCAGGCCGGTTTCCCGCTGTTCACCGAACAGGAAGGCGGAAAAACCTACTGGTCGATCCTTGATGCGGGAAAGCACCAGATGCCCCTGCCGCTGAGCCTGACCGAATTGATGGCGCTCTATTTCAGCCGCGACATGCTCCAGGTGCTGCGCGGCACGGTCATCCACGAGTCGCTGGAGACCCTGCTGGAGAAGGTGAAGGCCACCTTGCCGCCGGCCTACACCCAATATCTCGATGCTTTGGGACAAACCGTCGAAATCGGGTTCAAAGCGTACAAACCCTATGACGGCATCGAAGCGCGGCTCGACCAGGTCAGGAGCGCCATCCGTGAACAGCGCTGCGTCGATATCGACTACTTCAGCATGAGCCGCGGCGTCGCGACCCATCGTCGCGTGGCCCCTTACCGGCTGTGGTTCCACCAGGACACCTTCTACCTGATCGGTTTTTGCCACTTCCGGCAGGCGGTCCGGTTGTTCGCACTGGACCGGGTGGAGCGGTTGGAGGTTGCGGAAGAGACCTTCCAGGCACCGTCCGACTTCGACGCCAATGCCTTCATGCAGGCCAGTTTCGGAGTGTTTCAGGGAGAAGCGGTCCGGGTGCGCATCCGTTTCGATTCGACGGCGGCCGGATACATCCGGGAAAAGATCTGGCACCCGACCCAGGAATTGACGGAGGAAACCGACGGCGGCGTCATTTTCGGCGCCGAGGTGGCCGGCATCGATGAAATAAAATACTGGGTGCTCAAGTGGGGGGCGGCGGCCACGGTGTTATCGCCCAGCCACCTGCGCCTTGCGGTGGCCGAGGAAATCCGCGCCATGGCCGGAAATTATTCTTCGTAG